TAGGAAAAGCATATTGATTCATTGGGCGCAGTCCCTATAGGTAATTACAAAGCTGTATTCAATAAATAGATAGAGGTCACATACCTGCCATCCCAGTGGTAGTGGCGTAGTGGCAAAGGTTGAAAACACAATGATTGATTGCAGCACACGTTATACTCAATACAAAAACGTAATTCAGTAGAAAGATTTCACGTACCTGGCTTCCCATTCTTGTGATCTTCAgggaaaaaaattgaaaacagGCATTCATCACTACACTTCTTATATTCGACGAAATAACTTAATTCAATATGCATACTTAACGTGCACGGCATCCAATGGCTGTGGGCTTCGTGGAAAATATTGAAAACATATTGATTCATTGCCACAGTAATTATAGTTAATTGCAAAACTGAATTCAATAAATAGACAAAGTTCACGTACCTGCCATTCCAGCGGTAGTGGCGTTGTGGCAAAGGTTGAAAACACCATGATTGATTGCAGCACACGTTATACTCAATACAAAAACGTAATTCAGGTACCTGGCTTCCCATTCGTGTGAGCTTTagggaaaaaaatttaaatagACACTCATCCCTACACTTCTTATACTAAACGGAATAACTTAATTCAATATAAACACTTAATGTACCTGGCATCCCATCGGTGTGGGCTTCGTGGAAAATATGGAAAGCATATTGATTCATTGCCACAGTAACTAAAGTGAATTGCAAAACTGAATTCAATAAATAGACAGAGTTCACGTACCTGCCATCCCAGCGGTAGTGGTGTTGTGGCAAAGGTTGAAAACACAATGATTGATTGCAGAACACGTTATACTCAATACAAAAACGTAATTCACTCGAAAGATTTCACGTACCTGGCTTCTCATTCGTGTGAACTTTagggaaaaaaatttaaaacagaCACTCATCCCTACACTTCTTCTACTAAACGGAATAAATTAATTCATTCAACATACTTAACGTACTTGGCATCACGTCGGTGTGGGCTTCGTGCAAAATATTCAAAACATATGGATTCATTCCCGCCGTCATTATAGTTATTTGTTAATTGGAAAACTGAATTCAATAAATAGAAAAATGTCACGTACCTGCCATCTCAGCGGTTGTGGCTTGGTGGCAAAGATTGAAAACAGAGTGATGCATTGTAGCACACGTTTTGCTGAATACACAAACGTAATACAATAGACAGATTTCACGTACCGGACTCCGCATTCGTGTGAGCTTCAgggaaaaaaattgaaaacagGCGTTCATCCCTACACTTCTTATACTCAACGGAACAATTTAATTCAATATTCATACTTAACGTACCCGGCATCCCATCGGTGTCGGCTTCGTGAAAAATATGGAAAGCATATGGATTCATTGCCACAGTAATTATAGTTAATTGCAAAACTGAATTCAATAAATAGACAGAGTTCACGTACATGCCATACCAGCGGTCGTGGCTGTGTGGCAAAGATTGAAAACAGAATCATTCATCGCAGCATACGTTATACCAAAATACAAAAACGTAATTCAGTAGAAAGATTTCACGTACCTGGCTTCTCATTTGTGTGAGCTttagggaaaaaaattaaaaacagaCTAACTCACCCCTACAGTTCTTAAACTCCATCGAATAAAATTTAATAGACATACTAACGTACCTGGCATATCATCGGTGTGGGCTTCGTGGAAAATATGAAAAGCATATTGATTCATTGCCGCAGTCCCTATAGGTAATTACAAAGCTGTATTCAATAAATAGATAGAGGTCACATACCTGCcatcccagtggttgtggatttGTGGCAAAGATTGAAAACAGAGTGATTCATTGCAGCACACGTTATGCTGAATAAATAAACAACATAATCGACAGATTTCACGTACCTGACGTCTCACTCGCGTGCGCTTTCGAAGAAAAAATTCATAACAGACTGACTTATCCCTACATTTTTAAACTCAACAGAATAACTTATTTCAATAGACACACTTAACGTACTTGGCATCACATCGGGTTCGGCTTCATGCAAAATATTGAAAGCGTAATGGTTCATTTTTACAGTCAGTATAGTTAATTCGATGTCACGTACCTGTCATCCCATCCGCTGTGGCTTTTTGACAAAGGTTGAAAACACAATGATTCATTGGAGCACACGTTATACTGAATTAACAAACGTAATACAATAGACAGATTTCACGTACCCGGCTTCTCATTCGTGTGAGCTtctggaaaaaaaatttaaaacggGCATTCATCCCTACACTTCTTATACTCAACGGAATAAATTAATTCAATCGACATATACTTAACgtaatattctagaggaatttgacatcccacattTGATataaagaagtaaagaaagcctcgggagctatgcaaacggggaaggcagctgggcaggATCGATCAtttaacagcagatttgttgaaggatggtgggcacattgttgtagaagaactggccaccctgtgtacgcaatgcctcatgacctcgagcgtaccggaatcatggaagaacgccaacataatcttaagccacaagaaaggggacgcgaaagacgaaaaattatagaccgatcagcctactgtcctttgcctacaaagtctttactaaggtaatcgcaaatagattcaggaacaccttagactgcTGTAAACCAAATGACCAGGCAGtgtttcgtaaaggctactcaacaatagaccatattcacactatcaatcaggtgatagagaaatatgcgtattataaccaacacttatatatagctttcattgattacgagaaagcgtttgattcagtcgaagcctcagcacTCATGCAAGCATTagggaatcaaggtgtagacgagccgtacgtaaaaatactgaaagatatctatagcggctcccacagccaccgtagtcctccataaagaaagcagcaaaatccaaACAAAGaggggcgtcaggcagggagatacgatctctccaatgctattcacagcgtgtttacaggaggtattcagagacatggatcgggaaaaattggggataacagttcatggagaataccttagtaacttgcgattcgctgatgatattgccttgcttagtaactcaggggaccaattgcgatgcgtgctcactgacctggacaggcaaagcagaagggttggtctaaaaattaatctgcagaaaactaaagtaatgtttaacagtctcggaagagaacagttgtttacgataggtagtgaggcactggaagtggtaagggaatacatctacttaggacagatagtgactgcggatccggatcatgagactgaaataatcagaagaataagaatgggctggggtgcgtttggcaggcattctcagatcaaggacagcaggttgccattatcccccaagagaaaagtttataacagctgtgtcttaccagtactcacctacgggacagaaacatggaggcttacgaaaagggttctacttaaatttagggcgacgcaacgagctatggaaagaagaatgataggtgtaacgttaagggataagaaaagatcagattgggtgagggaacaaacgcgagttaaggacatcttagttgaaatcaagaaaaagaaatgggcatgggcagggcgcGTAATgtggagggaaaataaccgatagtcattaagggttacggactggattccaagagaagggaagcgcagcagggggcggcaggaagttatgcggagggatgagattaagaagtttgcagggacaacatggccacaataagcacatgaccggggtagttggagaagtatgggatatgcctttgccctacagtgggcgaagccaggctgctgctgctgctgctgctgctgctgctgctgatgatgatgatgatgatgatgatgatgatgatgatgatgatgattacgacgtcgatgacgacgacgacgatgacgacgacgacgacgacgacgacgacgacttaaCGTACTTGACATGACATCAGCGTGGGCTTGGCGGAAAATATTGAAAACATATTGGTTCATTGCCGCTGTCAATATAGTTGATTGGAAAATTGAATTCAATAAATAGACATATTTCACATACCCGTCAACTCAGCTGTTTCAGCTTTGCGGCGAAGATTCTAAACAACGATTCATTGCAGCACACGTTATACTCAATACAAAAACGTAATTCAGTAGAAAGATTTCACGTACTTAGCATCTCATTCGCGTGAGCTTTCGAGAGAAAAATTTAAAACAAGCTGATTTTTCCCTACACTTTTTATAATCAGCGGAATAACTAAATTCAATAGACATACTTAACGTACCTGGCATCACATCGGTTGGGGTTTCATGCAAAATATTACAAACATGTTGATTCGTTACTTCCATCATTATATTAATGGGAAAGCTTAATTCAATAACCAGTCAGATTACACGTTGGCACCTGGCATGTCATTAGTGTTGCCTAGGAGAAAAACTGAAAATAGATTGAATCATCGCTACATTTGCGATACTGAATGGAATAACTTAATTTAAAAAATGGTCATAATTTATCTCTGACGACTTTACAATTATGCGAATAGCACACACGCGTCATATGTGAGGCGTGTACTTCAGCTGGGCTCCTGTCCCGCACTTCTCTCTTGGCATGACGCATCATTTAACGCCGTTGCCACAAAGTCCGCGTGAAGTCTGAGCGTGGCCTCCTAGATGCGTGGCGTGGCAATGCGTGCGAACAATGAGCATATTTGCATCCCACCCGGCTGGCATTCATGGTGCAGTGTGCTAAACTGCCGGGCTGCTTGCTTGAGGAACCCGTGCAAAGCGGGTTCAATTCCTGCTAGCATCACAAAAAAGTGTATTATTTTCAGACGGCACTGCCTTCGAAATCGGCCGACATTTCTAGACACAATATTCGGCATCGGTCCAAGAAAACATCTCAATAGGTTACATGGCAGGAAAAAAACTAGTGTGACAATGCCAAGAGCAATTCGTGTTATTGGACattatatgtatgtgtgtgtctggCACCTCATCACTGTTGGCTTTGTGGGAAAGATTAAAAAAAGATCGATTCATTGCTGCACTCAATACAGTTAACGAAATTATTTAGTTCAATAGACAAATTTCGCTTGCCTGGCATCTAAACGGTACAGATTTTGTGGTAAAGAGTGAAaacagattgattgattgcttaAGTCATCGTTAACAAACAGAAAAacgaataaagaaacaaactaatTTAACGTCCCTGGCATGCAGCCCGTGTTGGCCTTGGGTGAAACACCGAAAACAGATTGATTCATCGCTACACTTGTGATACTTAACGGAATAGCTTAAATCAATGCACCAATTTCACTTACTAGGCAACTGATCGGTGCTGTCTTCATGAAAAAGATTCAAACTAGATTGATTCTTTGCTGCAGTGAATAAAGTTCACAGGAAAACCTGACACAATTAAACGAGAGATTTCATGTACTTTGCCTGGCCTTGGTGCTGGCTTTAAGAAAGAGATTGAAAACAGATTGATTCATCACTACACTTCATATGGTTAACAAAATCATTTCATTCAATTACAGATTTAACGTACCTGGCATCCCATCGGTGTCGGCTATGTGGAAAGCATAATGATTAAATTCCTGCACTCTTTATCTTCAACGGAACAATTTATTTGAATAGACAGATTTCACGCACAAGGCGTTTCATTGGTGTTGGCTATGTAGAAAAGATAGGAAGCAGagtgattcatcactgcactcGTTATGGttaacaaaataatttcattcaataGAGAGATTTCCCGTACCTGGCATCCTATTGGTGCTGgctatgtagaaaatatattAATTGCTGCACTCTTTATTTTCAACAAAATAATAACCAATTGACAGATTTCACGCACCTGGCTTTTCATCGCTGTTGGCTATTTTGTAGATATTTAAAACGGAGTGATTCATTTCTGCACTCCATATGGTTAACAaaatcatttcattcgattacagatttcacgtacctggcatCCTATCGGTGTGGGCTATGTGGAAAGTATAATGATTAATTCCTGCGCTCTTTATCCTCAACGGAAAATTTTATTTGAATGGACAGATTTCACGCACCTGGCGTTTCATTGGtgttggctatgtagaaaatatattAATTGCTGCACTCTTTATTTTCAACACGATAACTTAATTCAATGGACAGATTTCACGCACCTGGCTTTTCATTGGTGTTGGCTATTTTGTAGATATTTAAAATGGAGTGATTCATGTCTGCACTCCATATGGTTAACAAAATCATTTCATTCAATTACAGATTTCACGTACCTGGCGTTTCATTGGTGTTGGCTATGTAGAAAAGATAGGAAGCAGagtgattcatcactgcactcGTTATGGtcaacaaaataatttcattcaatagagagatttcacgtacctggcatcctattggtgttggctatgtagaaaatatattAATTGCAGCACTCTTTATTTTCAACAGAATAATTTATTTCAATGAACagatttcacgtacctggcatttcattgttgttggctatgtggaaaagataggaagcagaatgattcatcactgcactcataatggttaccaaaataatttcattcaatgCAAAGATTCCACGTACCTGGTATCCTACTGGtgttggctatgtagaaaatatattAATTACTTGCTGCGCACTTTATTCTGAATAGAATAATTTAATGCAATGAACAGATTTCACGCACCTggcatttcattgttgttggctATGTAGAAAAGATAGAAAGCAGAATGATTCATCAGTGCACTCGTTATGGtcaacaaaataatttcattcaatagagagatttcacgtacctggcatCCTATTGGTTttggctatgtagaaaatatattAATTGCAGCACTCTTTATTTTCAACAGAATAATTTATTTCAATGAACAGATTTCACGTACCTGGTATTTCATTGTTGTTGGCTATGTGGAAAAGATAGGAAGCAGAatgattcatcactgcactcatcatggttaccaaaataatttcattcaatgCAAAGATTCCACGTACCTGGCATCCTACTGGTGTTGCCTATGTAGAAAATATATTAATTACTTGCTGCGCACTTTATTCTGAATAGAATAATTTAATTAAATGAACagatttcacgtacctggcatttcattgttgttggctATGTGGAAAAGATAGGAAGCAGAATGGTTCATCACTGCACTCGTTATGGtcaacaaaataatttcattcaataGAGAGAGTTCACGTACCTGGCATCCTATTGGtgttggctatgtagaaaatatattAATTGCAGCACTCTTTATTTTCAACATAATAATTTATTTCAATGAACAGATTTTACGTACCGGGTATTTCATTGTTGTTGGCTATGTGGAAAAGATAGGAAGCAGAatgattcatcactgcactcattatggttaccaaaataatttcattcagtGCAAGCATTCCAGGGACCTGGCATCCTACTGGtgttggctatgtagaaaatatattAATTACTTGCTGCGCACATTATTCTGAATAGAATAATTTAATTCAATGAACAGATTTCACGTGCCTggcatttcattgttgttggctatgtagaaaagataggaagcagaatgattcatcactgcactcGTTATGGtcaacaaaataatttcattcaataGAGAGAGTTCACGTACCTGGCATCCTATTGGtgttggctatgtagaaaatatAATAATTGCAGCACTCTTTATTTTCAACAGAATAATTTATTTCAATGAACagatttcacgtacctggcatTTCATTCTTGTTGGCTATGTGGAAACGATAGGAAGCAGAatgattcatcactgcactcattatggttaccaaaataatttcattcaatgCAAAGATTCCAGGGACCTGGCATCCTACTGGtgttggctatgtagaaaatatattAATTACTTGCTGCGCACTTTATTCTGAATAGAATCATTTAATTCAATGAACagatttcacgtacctggcatttcattgttgttggctatgtagaaaagataggaagcagagtgattcatcactgcactcGTTATGGTCaagaaaataatttcattcaataGAGAGAGTTCACGTACCTGGCATCCTATTGGtgttggctatgtagaaaatatattAATTGCAGCACTCTTTATTTTCAACAGAATAATTTATTTCAATGAACAGATTTTACGTACCTGGTATTTCATTGTTGTTGGCTATGTGGAAAAGATAGAAAAGATAGGAAGCAGAatgattcatcactgcactcatcatggttaccaaaataatttcattcaatgCAAACATTCCAGGGACCTGGCATCCTACTGGtgttggctatgtagaaaatatattAATTACTTTCTGCGCACATTATTCTGAATAGAATAATTTAATTCAATGAACAGATTTCACGTGCCTggcatttcattgttgttggctATGTAGAAAAGATAGGAAGCAGAATGATTCATTACTGCACTCGTTATGGtcaacaaaataatttcattcaataGAGAGAGTTCACGTACCTGGCATCCTATTGGtgttggctatgtagaaaatatattAATTGCAGCACTCTTTATTTTCAACAGAATAATTTATTTCAATGAACagatttcacgtacctggcatttcattgttgttggctATGTGGAAACGATAGGAAGCAGAatgattcatcactgcactcattatggttaccaaaataatttcattcaatgCAAACATTCCAGCTGGCATCCTACTGGtgttggctatgtagaaaatatattAATTACTTGCTGCGCACTTTATTCTGAATAGAATCATTTAATTCAATGAACagatttcacgtacctggcatTTCATTGTTGTTGACTATGTAGAAAAGATAGGAAGCAGagtgattcatcactgcactcGTTATGGtcaacaaaataatttcattcaataGAGAGAGTTCACGTACCTGGCATCCTATTGGtgttggctatgtagaaaatatattAATTGCAGCACTCTTTATTTTCAACAGAATAATTTATTTCAATGAACAGATTCCACGTACCTGGCATTTCATTGTTGTTGACTATGTGGAAAAGATTGGAAGCAGAatgattcatcactgcactcatcatggttaccaaaataatttcattcaatgCAAACATTCCAGAAACCTGGCATCCTACTGGTGTTAgctatgtagaaaatatattAATTACTTGCTGCGCACTTTATTCTCAATAGAACAATTTATTTCAATGAACAGATTTCACGTGCCTggcatttcattgttgttggctatgtagaaaagataggaagcagaatgattcatcactgcactcGTTATGGtcaacaaaataatttcattcaataGAGAGAGTTCCCGTACCTggcatttcattgttgttggctatgtggaaaagataggaagcaaaatgattcatcactgcactcatcatggttaccaaaataatttcattcaatgCAAACATTCTAGGGACCTGGCATTCTACTGGtgttggctatgtagaaaatatattAATTACTTGCTGCGCACTTTATTCTGAATAGAATAATTTAATTGAATGAACagatttcacgtacctggcatttcattgttgttggctatgtagaaaagataggaagcagagtgattcatcactgcactcGTTATGGtcaacaaaataatttcattcaataGAGAGAGTTCACGTACCTGGCATCCTATTGGtgttggctatgtagaaaatatattAATTGCAGCACTGTTTATTTTCAACAGAATAATTTATTTCAATGAACAGATTTTACGTACCTGCTATTTCATTGTTGTTGGCTATGTGGAAAAGATAGAAAAGATAGGAAGCAGAatgattcatcactgcactcatcatggttaccaaaataatttcattcaatgCAAACATTCCAGGGACCTGGCACCGTACTGGtgttggctatgtagaaaatatattAATTACTTGCTGCGCACTTTATTCTGAATAGAATAATTTAATTCAATGAACAGATTTCACGTGCCTggcatttcattgttgttggctATGTAGAAAAGATAGGAAGTAGAatgattcatcactgcactcGTTATGGTCAACAAAATAATTTCTTTCAATAGAGAGAGTTCACGTACCTGGCATCCTATTGGtgttggctatgtagaaaatatattAATTGCAGCACTCTTTATTTTCAACAGAATAATTTATTTCAATGAACAGATTTCACGTGCGTggcatttcattgttgttggctATGTGGAAACGATAGGAAGCAGAatgattcatcactgcactcattatggttaccaaaataatttcattcaatgCAAAGATTACAGGGTCCTGGCATCCTACTGGtgttggctatgtagaaaatatattAATTACTTGCTGCGCACTTTATTCTGAATAGAATAATTTAATTGAATGAACagatttcacgtacctggcatTTCATCGTTGTTGGCTATGTAGAAAAGATAGGAAGCAGagtgattcatcactgcactcGTTATGGtcaacaaaataatttcattcaataGAGTGAGTTCCCGTACCTggcatttcattgttgttggctatgtggaaaagataggaagcagaatgattcatcactgcactcatcacggttaccaaaataatttcattcaatgCAAACATTCCAGGGACCTGGCATTCTACTGGtgttggctatgtagaaaatatattAATTACTTGCTGCGCACTTTATTCTGAATAGAATAATTTAATTGAATGAACagatttcacgtacctggcatttcattgttgttggctatgtag
This Dermacentor albipictus isolate Rhodes 1998 colony chromosome 1, USDA_Dalb.pri_finalv2, whole genome shotgun sequence DNA region includes the following protein-coding sequences:
- the LOC135909931 gene encoding uncharacterized protein isoform X10 → MPANTNRMPANTNETPANTNETPADTDGMPEAHTNEKPATADGMTAHTDDMPAHTNEKPATTAGMASDTDGMPAHTNAESATTAEMAAHTDVMPSTLIHTNEKPAHTDGMPAHTNGKPAHSHWMPCTLNHKNGKPAHTDDMPAHTNEKPATTAGMAYHTHWIPCTLNHKNEKPATADGMAAHIDGMPGPEKMSTRAMMSTPGPEIPSTHDLAWTEGEIPCTRQMCMMACARDNQDRIVIDAACAGWGRCTCKFHP
- the LOC135909931 gene encoding rho family-interacting cell polarization regulator 1-like isoform X14; translated protein: MPANTNRMPANTNETPANTNETPADTDGMPEAHTNEKPATADGMTGTAAMNQYAFHIFHEAHTDDMPAHTNEKPATTAGMASDTDGMPAHTNAESATTAEMAAHTDVMPIHTNEKPAHTDGMPAHTNGKPAHTDDMPAHTNEKPATTAGMAYHTHWIPCTLNHKNEKPATADGMAAHIDGMPGPEKMSTRAMMSTPGPEIPSTHDLAWTEGEIPCTRQMCMMACARDNQDRIVIDAACAGWGRCTCKFHP
- the LOC135909931 gene encoding uncharacterized protein isoform X12 is translated as MPANTNRMPANTNETPANTNETPADTDGMPEAHTNEKPATADGMTGTAAMNQYAFHIFHEAHTDDMPAHTNEKPATTAGMASDTDGMPAHTNAESATTAEMAAHTDVMPSTLIHTNEKPAHTDGMPAHTNGKPAHTDDMPAHTNEKPATTAGMAYHTHWIPCTLNHKNEKPATADGMAAHIDGMPGPEKMSTRAMMSTPGPEIPSTHDLAWTEGEIPCTRQMCMMACARDNQDRIVIDAACAGWGRCTCKFHP
- the LOC135909931 gene encoding uncharacterized protein isoform X9 produces the protein MPANTNETPADTDGMPEAHTNEKPATADGMTGTAAMNQYAFHIFHEAHTDDMPAHTNEKPATTAGMASDTDGMPAHTNAESATTAEMAAHTDVMPSTLIHTNEKPAHTDGMPAHTNGKPAHSHWMPCTLNHKNGKPAHTDDMPAHTNEKPATTAGMAYHTHWIPCTLNHKNEKPATADGMAAHIDGMPGPEKMSTRAMMSTPGPEIPSTHDLAWTEGEIPCTRQMCMMACARDNQDRIVIDAACAGWGRCTCKFHP
- the LOC135909931 gene encoding uncharacterized protein isoform X11 translates to MPANTNRMPANTNETPANTNETPADTDGMPEAHTNEKPATADGMTGTAAMNQYAFHIFHEAHTDDMPAHTNEKPATTAGMASDTDGMPAHTNAESATTAEMAAHTDVMPSTLIHTNEKPAHTDGMPAHTNGKPAHSHWMPCTLNHKNGKPAHTDDMPAHTNEKPATTAGMAYHTHWIPCTLNHKNEKPATADGMAGPEKMSTRAMMSTPDLAWTEGEIPCTRQMCMMACARDNQDRIVIDAACAGWGRCTCKFHP